The following are from one region of the Paraglaciecola sp. L1A13 genome:
- a CDS encoding efflux RND transporter periplasmic adaptor subunit, with protein MSTKHSMKNWILGIAASIVLVACGDPDTPKQPTAPAAPQVTVAKVVHERITEWDEFTGRLQAPQTVTLIPRVSGYIENVLFEEGAVVEKGDVLFQIDPRAFKAEADRLKAELQSAQSAYIQAQNDFNRAKTLSEQRAVSIEILDGRLARKQQTSATVASVSAALVRAELDLSYTQVTAPISGRVSYAQITQGNFVTAGQSILTSLVSMDKMYAYFDVDEQTYLKYVQLAQSGKRSNTRDASGNPVYMALANDINFDYAGNIDFVDNAVNQQTGTIRIRATFPNQDHALLPGLFARVKLVGSNSYQGILIDEKAVGTDLNKKFVLVVKQDNQLEYRNVVLGEKINGLRIVTDGLFPQDTIVINGLQRVRANMQIQPKVVDMTSQEILTALRQQQKSLDQTSNELTAQANETLVDRG; from the coding sequence ATGAGCACAAAACACAGCATGAAAAATTGGATATTAGGCATAGCCGCTAGCATTGTTTTGGTAGCTTGCGGCGATCCAGATACACCTAAACAACCCACAGCTCCAGCGGCACCTCAAGTAACCGTTGCTAAAGTCGTGCATGAACGCATTACTGAATGGGACGAATTTACCGGCCGCCTTCAGGCGCCGCAAACAGTAACCTTGATTCCACGTGTATCGGGTTACATTGAAAACGTTTTGTTTGAGGAAGGTGCGGTTGTTGAAAAGGGTGACGTTCTATTTCAAATAGACCCACGCGCTTTTAAAGCAGAAGCTGATCGCCTAAAAGCAGAACTTCAAAGTGCGCAAAGCGCATATATACAAGCACAAAACGATTTTAATCGAGCTAAAACCCTAAGCGAACAACGCGCTGTATCAATAGAAATTCTCGATGGGCGCTTAGCGCGTAAGCAACAAACGTCAGCAACTGTCGCATCAGTATCGGCGGCATTGGTACGTGCTGAACTTGACTTGTCTTATACACAAGTAACAGCCCCTATTTCAGGCCGTGTTTCTTATGCTCAGATAACTCAAGGTAACTTTGTGACAGCGGGGCAAAGCATACTAACCAGCTTGGTATCAATGGATAAAATGTACGCCTACTTCGATGTTGATGAGCAAACTTATCTTAAATACGTTCAGCTCGCTCAGTCGGGAAAACGCAGCAATACCCGCGATGCTAGTGGAAACCCTGTGTATATGGCTTTGGCTAACGACATTAACTTCGACTATGCAGGTAACATTGATTTCGTTGACAACGCAGTGAATCAACAAACTGGCACCATACGTATTCGCGCGACGTTCCCTAATCAAGATCATGCATTGCTACCAGGTTTATTTGCCCGAGTTAAGTTGGTTGGCAGTAACTCTTATCAAGGTATTTTAATTGATGAAAAAGCGGTGGGTACGGATCTAAACAAAAAATTTGTGTTGGTTGTAAAGCAAGATAATCAACTTGAATATCGCAACGTTGTTTTAGGCGAAAAAATCAATGGATTACGCATAGTCACCGACGGTTTATTCCCCCAGGACACCATCGTAATAAATGGCTTACAGCGCGTACGAGCCAATATGCAAATACAACCCAAAGTTGTCGATATGACCTCGCAAGAGATCCTTACCGCACTGCGCCAGCAACAAAAATCACTCGACCAAACTAGCAATGAATTGACGGCGCAAGCCAACGAAACACTTGTAGATCGCGGTTAA
- a CDS encoding sugar ABC transporter substrate-binding protein → MLNKLTMLTCVALGMSATVAAETITIATVNNGDMITMKELSSDFEKKNPDIDLQWVTLEENILRQRVTTDVATKGGQYDVMTIGTYEVPIWGKQGWLTELDGLGADYDEEDLLPAIRSGLSVNDKLYAAPFYGESSMVMYRKDLIEKAGLEMPTKPSWEFIRKAAKAMTDSDAGVYGICLRGKAGWGENIALITAMSNSFGARWFDENWKPQFNTPQWKDTLQYYVDIMTESGPPGASSNGFNENLALFQTGKCGMWIDATVAGAFVTNEKDSEVADKVGFAMAPDMGLGKRGNWLWAWTLAVPSSSEKSAAAMKFISWATSKEYLALVAKEKGWANVPPGTRTSLYANPEYLNAAPFAEITLASIESVDPKNPTVQPVPYVGVQFVAIPEFQGIGTAVGQQFAAALTGQMTVEQALASSQRLVERAMRKARYPK, encoded by the coding sequence ATGTTAAACAAATTGACTATGCTGACTTGCGTCGCGTTAGGTATGAGCGCAACAGTTGCCGCTGAAACCATCACCATCGCCACGGTAAATAACGGCGACATGATCACCATGAAAGAACTCAGTAGCGATTTTGAAAAGAAAAATCCTGATATTGACCTTCAGTGGGTCACGCTAGAAGAAAACATTTTACGCCAACGCGTTACCACAGATGTTGCCACTAAGGGCGGTCAATATGACGTCATGACAATTGGTACGTACGAGGTGCCTATCTGGGGTAAGCAAGGTTGGTTAACTGAACTTGACGGCTTAGGCGCGGATTACGATGAAGAAGACTTACTTCCCGCTATCAGAAGTGGCCTGTCGGTAAATGACAAATTATATGCAGCGCCTTTTTACGGTGAAAGCTCAATGGTCATGTACCGTAAAGACTTGATCGAAAAAGCAGGTCTTGAAATGCCCACCAAACCTAGCTGGGAATTTATCCGCAAAGCGGCTAAAGCCATGACAGATAGTGACGCTGGTGTATATGGGATCTGCCTGCGAGGTAAAGCTGGCTGGGGTGAAAACATTGCGTTGATTACCGCCATGTCAAATTCGTTTGGTGCCCGCTGGTTTGATGAAAATTGGAAGCCACAATTTAACACACCCCAGTGGAAAGACACCCTGCAATACTATGTTGACATAATGACAGAATCTGGCCCTCCTGGCGCATCTTCAAACGGGTTCAATGAAAATTTGGCATTGTTTCAAACAGGTAAGTGCGGCATGTGGATAGATGCCACTGTTGCTGGTGCCTTTGTGACCAATGAAAAAGATTCTGAAGTCGCCGATAAAGTAGGCTTTGCCATGGCACCGGATATGGGCTTAGGCAAGCGTGGAAACTGGTTATGGGCTTGGACACTTGCGGTACCTTCTAGCAGCGAAAAAAGCGCAGCAGCCATGAAGTTTATTAGCTGGGCAACATCTAAAGAGTACCTCGCTCTAGTCGCAAAAGAAAAAGGTTGGGCTAACGTACCCCCAGGAACGCGTACATCTTTGTACGCTAATCCTGAATACCTAAATGCAGCACCTTTTGCTGAAATAACTCTGGCGTCTATCGAGTCAGTTGATCCGAAAAATCCAACCGTGCAACCCGTGCCTTATGTGGGCGTGCAATTTGTTGCCATACCTGAGTTTCAGGGTATTGGTACTGCCGTAGGCCAACAATTTGCCGCTGCATTGACTGGGCAGATGACGGTAGAGCAAGCATTGGCTAGTTCGCAACGCTTGGTCGAACGCGCAATGCGTAAAGCACGTTATCCAAAATAG
- a CDS encoding mannitol dehydrogenase family protein, translating into MTIKLGLDTLDALPPNVSKPNYQRAMLSPGIIHIGVGNFHRAHQAVYLDKLFNAGLAYDWAIRGAGIKSYDSVMREKLKAQDWLTTVVELDAKGLTARVCASMLDFIENDASTLIDALTDSQIRIVSLTITEGGYFMDDKTGGFNLAHDEIQRDIANIDSPTTVFGLMIAALKRRKEQNKPAFTIMSCDNIPHNGKIAKRVVSEMAAAIDGDLAQWIDQNVTFPNSMVDCITPATSEQERQRLVTLFDIEDQAPVFCEPFRQWVLEDDFANGRPPLEEVGVEFVADVAPFELMKLRILNGGHAAIAYPGALFGIHFVHDVMAHPLISLYLKKLVTQEVIPTLPSVPGVDFDDYFAVIESRFANPEVCDTVPRLCQDASNRLPKFILPTIVANLEQGRDCAGLALVVALWCRLCAEGDVANSKITIDDPQAKRLIKQASMAKVEPAIFLQMTDIFGTLSRNTVFVNHFTSMLEMLWASGTEKTLEWYLKQ; encoded by the coding sequence ATGACTATTAAACTTGGCCTTGACACACTTGATGCCTTACCACCAAACGTGTCTAAACCCAATTATCAACGCGCAATGCTTTCACCCGGTATTATTCACATTGGTGTTGGTAATTTTCATCGTGCTCATCAAGCGGTTTATTTAGACAAACTATTTAACGCAGGTCTGGCCTATGATTGGGCTATCAGAGGAGCAGGCATTAAATCCTACGACTCGGTTATGCGTGAGAAGCTGAAAGCTCAGGACTGGTTAACGACCGTGGTAGAACTAGACGCAAAAGGACTCACCGCTAGGGTTTGCGCTTCAATGCTCGATTTCATCGAAAATGATGCCAGTACGTTAATTGACGCGCTCACCGATAGTCAGATCCGCATAGTGTCGCTGACGATTACCGAGGGTGGCTACTTTATGGACGATAAAACGGGCGGGTTCAACCTTGCCCATGATGAAATCCAAAGGGATATCGCTAATATTGACTCCCCCACAACCGTATTTGGCTTAATGATAGCCGCGCTTAAACGTCGTAAGGAACAAAACAAACCGGCTTTTACCATTATGTCCTGTGACAATATTCCTCATAACGGTAAAATTGCCAAACGCGTAGTGAGTGAAATGGCAGCAGCGATCGACGGCGATTTAGCCCAGTGGATCGACCAAAACGTTACCTTTCCGAATTCTATGGTTGACTGTATTACCCCGGCAACATCAGAGCAAGAGCGCCAACGTCTGGTGACTTTATTTGATATAGAAGACCAAGCCCCTGTTTTTTGCGAACCATTTAGACAATGGGTACTAGAGGATGACTTTGCCAATGGACGCCCTCCCCTAGAAGAAGTTGGTGTCGAATTTGTTGCAGATGTAGCCCCTTTTGAACTGATGAAGTTACGTATTTTAAATGGTGGCCACGCGGCAATTGCCTATCCAGGGGCTCTATTCGGCATTCACTTTGTACACGATGTTATGGCCCACCCGCTTATAAGCTTGTACTTGAAAAAACTGGTTACCCAGGAAGTTATTCCTACTTTACCTAGTGTACCTGGGGTCGATTTTGATGACTATTTTGCCGTTATCGAATCTCGATTTGCTAATCCTGAGGTGTGCGATACTGTGCCGCGCCTCTGCCAAGATGCATCAAACCGCTTACCCAAATTTATTTTGCCCACTATTGTGGCGAATTTAGAACAAGGTAGAGATTGTGCTGGACTAGCGTTAGTTGTGGCATTGTGGTGTCGACTTTGTGCTGAAGGCGATGTTGCCAATAGCAAAATAACTATTGATGACCCACAAGCTAAAAGGCTTATAAAACAAGCCTCTATGGCAAAAGTGGAACCAGCAATATTTTTGCAAATGACGGACATATTTGGGACACTCTCACGCAACACCGTATTTGTTAATCATTTTACGTCGATGTTAGAAATGCTCTGGGCTTCAGGTACTGAAAAGACCTTAGAGTGGTATTTAAAACAATAA
- a CDS encoding ABC transporter ATP-binding protein: MGSITLKQVTKNFGDVNVIKPIDLQIHDGEFIVFVGPSGCGKSTLLRMIAGLEDTTSGNIDIDGKDATNTPPAKRGLAMVFQSYALYPHMSVRNNIAFPLKRAKVPPAEIEAKIASAAKILNLGDYLDRKPGQLSGGQRQRVAIGRAIVRQPSAFLFDEPLSNLDASLRVNMRLEISELHKTLDTTMIYVTHDQVEAMTMADRIAVFNAGVIEQVGTPLELYQTPVNRFVAGFIGSPKMNFIDIEPVDGDPTSCVGVRPEHLKVTQDKGLWTGKVGVIEHLGSETFLHIHVDGVGPLTLKADGDCPLKYGDDVNLTAPQNKIMHFDAAGKTLPPTPFSGN, from the coding sequence ATGGGCAGCATTACTTTAAAACAGGTCACGAAAAATTTCGGCGACGTAAATGTAATTAAACCAATAGATCTACAAATTCACGATGGCGAATTTATCGTATTTGTTGGTCCATCGGGTTGTGGTAAATCAACTTTGTTGCGGATGATCGCAGGTTTGGAAGATACCACCAGCGGTAATATTGATATAGACGGAAAAGACGCCACTAATACGCCTCCGGCAAAGCGCGGCTTAGCCATGGTGTTCCAATCCTATGCGCTGTATCCACATATGTCGGTACGTAACAACATTGCGTTTCCATTAAAACGCGCAAAAGTGCCCCCTGCTGAAATTGAGGCAAAAATTGCCTCTGCGGCAAAAATACTGAATCTGGGGGATTATCTGGATCGTAAACCCGGACAGTTGTCAGGCGGTCAGCGTCAACGAGTTGCAATTGGCCGTGCGATAGTGCGTCAACCTTCTGCATTTTTATTTGATGAACCACTGTCTAACTTAGATGCATCATTGCGCGTTAACATGCGCCTAGAAATTTCTGAGTTACACAAAACCCTTGATACTACGATGATTTATGTCACCCACGATCAAGTAGAAGCGATGACCATGGCAGATCGCATTGCGGTATTTAACGCCGGTGTGATTGAGCAGGTCGGGACCCCCCTCGAGTTGTACCAAACTCCGGTCAATCGCTTTGTTGCTGGTTTCATTGGTTCGCCAAAAATGAACTTTATTGATATTGAACCGGTTGACGGCGATCCAACCAGTTGCGTTGGTGTACGTCCGGAGCATTTAAAAGTGACACAAGATAAAGGTCTTTGGACGGGTAAAGTGGGTGTAATTGAGCATCTGGGGTCAGAAACCTTTCTACATATTCATGTTGATGGCGTGGGTCCGCTTACGCTTAAAGCTGATGGTGATTGCCCATTGAAATACGGCGACGATGTGAACTTGACCGCACCGCAAAACAAAATCATGCATTTTGATGCCGCGGGTAAGACTCTGCCACCCACTCCATTTTCGGGTAACTAG
- a CDS encoding TetR/AcrR family transcriptional regulator, giving the protein MSAVSCNAAVGRPRAFDMQIALERALEVFWAKGYDGASLSDLTSAMGINKPSLYSAFGNKEQLFLKSIEFYENRPCGFFKPALAQPTAYEVAEYMLLGAAKNMSDPSHPQGCVMVQGALACSEAAAGVKEELTKRRQQNEEQVRDRFQLAKEQGDLAKDIDVGTLARFISTVIQGIAIQASSGATEDQLVDVAKLALTSFPRNS; this is encoded by the coding sequence ATGAGTGCTGTTAGTTGTAATGCTGCAGTGGGTAGACCACGCGCTTTTGACATGCAAATTGCGCTTGAAAGAGCGTTAGAGGTTTTTTGGGCCAAAGGTTACGACGGTGCTTCACTGTCTGATTTAACCAGTGCGATGGGTATCAACAAGCCCAGTTTGTATTCTGCATTTGGTAACAAAGAGCAGCTGTTTTTAAAATCGATAGAGTTTTATGAAAATCGCCCTTGTGGTTTTTTTAAGCCCGCTTTAGCGCAACCAACCGCTTATGAAGTAGCGGAATATATGTTGTTAGGCGCGGCTAAAAATATGTCTGACCCATCGCATCCTCAAGGATGCGTTATGGTGCAAGGTGCGTTGGCCTGCAGTGAAGCTGCTGCTGGTGTAAAAGAAGAGTTAACTAAGCGCCGTCAGCAAAATGAAGAGCAAGTGCGTGATCGTTTCCAATTAGCCAAAGAACAGGGTGACTTAGCAAAAGATATTGACGTTGGCACATTGGCTCGTTTTATCAGTACCGTTATACAAGGAATAGCCATTCAAGCCAGCAGTGGCGCCACCGAAGACCAACTCGTTGACGTAGCAAAATTAGCATTAACGAGTTTTCCACGTAATTCTTAA
- a CDS encoding carbohydrate kinase, which translates to MKVICIGEMLIDFVCTDTNKGLVNGVNYVKKSGGAPANVAACIGKLGGEPILVGSVGNDPFGAFLIEEVKRYAVNTDHVASLSTSTTLAFVSLGDNGEREFAFNRGADEQLNLDDATIDTLLSDSILHLGSATALLGGELGDSYLRIAQQAKKNGNIICFDPNFRIDLWRGREAEFRDICNTYFALADIVKVSDEELVLLSHQDDMAKGCQYFHDLGVKVVLVTLGPDGCLISQNGQQYIVPAYEINAVDTTGAGDSFIGAILFQMAKSAPGENFYQDDFKGFIEFAGKVSGLVCAKIGAMTALPTLPEVNAMTFVVKNKA; encoded by the coding sequence ATGAAGGTAATTTGCATTGGTGAAATGCTCATCGATTTTGTGTGTACAGATACCAACAAGGGTTTGGTAAATGGCGTTAATTACGTAAAAAAATCAGGTGGTGCGCCAGCAAACGTTGCAGCTTGCATCGGTAAATTAGGTGGTGAGCCAATTTTAGTTGGTTCAGTTGGTAATGATCCGTTCGGCGCGTTTTTAATTGAAGAAGTAAAACGTTATGCGGTTAACACTGATCATGTTGCGTCTTTGTCCACATCTACTACTTTGGCCTTTGTATCATTAGGTGATAATGGCGAGCGTGAATTTGCCTTTAATAGAGGGGCTGACGAACAGCTTAATCTAGATGACGCAACGATAGACACATTGTTGAGTGACTCAATTTTACATCTTGGTTCAGCCACTGCATTGTTAGGTGGTGAACTAGGCGACAGTTATTTGCGTATCGCTCAGCAAGCCAAGAAGAATGGCAATATTATTTGTTTCGATCCTAATTTCAGAATAGATTTATGGCGTGGCCGCGAAGCTGAATTCAGAGATATCTGTAATACTTACTTTGCCTTAGCTGATATTGTAAAAGTCAGTGACGAAGAACTAGTTTTGCTTTCACATCAGGATGATATGGCAAAGGGTTGCCAGTACTTTCATGATTTAGGTGTCAAAGTTGTATTGGTTACGCTAGGTCCAGATGGCTGCTTAATTTCACAAAATGGTCAGCAATATATTGTCCCAGCCTATGAGATTAATGCAGTAGACACCACTGGTGCCGGAGATTCTTTTATTGGCGCAATATTATTTCAAATGGCGAAAAGTGCGCCAGGCGAAAACTTCTATCAGGACGACTTCAAAGGTTTTATTGAGTTTGCCGGAAAAGTAAGTGGTTTAGTATGCGCTAAAATTGGCGCAATGACGGCGTTACCCACCTTACCTGAAGTTAATGCCATGACGTTCGTAGTTAAAAACAAAGCATAG
- a CDS encoding HAD family phosphatase yields MTPSHTSLLQYPIELIIFDCDGVLIDSEIISKRVLLQMLLELDVAISDEYFEANFLGHSFEHVTAKIFADFNVTLANSFSQDYQTKLMQVFALELEPTVGLEQMLLELKVPYCVATSSSPQRVSRALDITRIGHYFGDNVFTASEVENGKPAPDLFLYAAEKMGVDPQYCLVIEDSPAGIEGAKAAQMQVIRYAGAGHMQQWRQPVEPSVDNLTTIQNWQDLYALAPTLNTIPNMRDKRG; encoded by the coding sequence ATGACTCCTTCCCACACATCACTTTTGCAGTACCCCATAGAATTAATCATTTTTGATTGCGATGGGGTACTGATAGATAGTGAAATTATCAGTAAACGCGTATTGCTACAAATGCTCTTGGAGCTTGATGTGGCCATATCCGATGAATATTTTGAAGCGAACTTTCTTGGACATAGTTTTGAGCATGTCACGGCCAAAATTTTCGCTGACTTTAACGTAACATTGGCAAATTCGTTTTCCCAAGACTATCAAACTAAATTAATGCAGGTTTTCGCTTTGGAGCTTGAACCCACAGTTGGACTAGAGCAAATGTTATTAGAGCTCAAAGTACCTTATTGCGTGGCGACCAGTAGCAGCCCTCAGCGAGTCAGTCGAGCGCTAGATATAACGCGTATTGGCCACTACTTTGGGGATAACGTTTTCACTGCTTCTGAAGTAGAAAACGGTAAACCCGCTCCTGATTTATTTTTATACGCAGCAGAAAAAATGGGGGTTGATCCTCAATATTGCCTAGTGATTGAAGATTCCCCTGCAGGCATCGAGGGGGCCAAGGCCGCCCAAATGCAGGTTATCCGGTATGCTGGCGCAGGCCATATGCAGCAATGGAGGCAACCCGTCGAACCCTCTGTTGATAATTTGACGACAATCCAAAATTGGCAAGATCTCTATGCGCTTGCACCGACGCTCAACACAATACCTAATATGCGAGATAAACGTGGTTAA
- a CDS encoding sugar-binding transcriptional regulator, giving the protein MVKLSSAENRRLDDAARAGWLYYVAGNTQDDIAKKLGISRQSAQRMVALSVSEKLVKVRLDHPIAKCMDLAEKIANRFGLLSCEVVPSDLSDPTSTVGLAQAGANEIERHLKSTEPKILAMGTGRVLRACVDELAPLDCTQHRIVALLGNMTSDGAASPYDVVVRMAERVNAKHYPMPLPVLPQSVKAKNQLHVMPHIAQNMALARQADVTFVGVGNLGTNSPLHLDGFVTPKELDELQTGGAVGEIISWVFDKNGQLLDCGINQRVASTPLIVASSKPVFAIAAGEDKVFAILGALRSKLVNSLITNEYTAERLLSID; this is encoded by the coding sequence GTGGTTAAGCTTTCCAGTGCCGAAAATAGACGATTAGACGACGCCGCTCGAGCCGGCTGGTTATATTATGTTGCGGGTAATACCCAAGATGACATCGCAAAAAAGCTCGGAATTTCTCGCCAATCTGCTCAGCGCATGGTGGCATTATCCGTCAGCGAGAAGTTAGTAAAAGTAAGACTCGATCATCCCATTGCTAAGTGCATGGACTTGGCTGAAAAAATTGCTAACCGGTTTGGACTACTTTCTTGTGAAGTGGTGCCAAGTGACCTTAGCGATCCTACTTCGACCGTGGGTTTAGCCCAAGCTGGAGCTAACGAAATTGAACGCCATTTAAAATCAACAGAACCCAAAATATTGGCTATGGGAACTGGCCGAGTATTGCGCGCCTGCGTAGATGAGTTGGCCCCACTTGATTGCACCCAGCATAGAATTGTTGCCTTACTTGGTAACATGACATCTGATGGAGCGGCGTCTCCTTACGATGTAGTCGTGCGTATGGCCGAACGCGTAAACGCTAAGCATTATCCTATGCCGCTGCCCGTATTACCGCAAAGTGTGAAAGCAAAAAATCAGTTACATGTTATGCCGCATATTGCACAGAATATGGCATTAGCTCGACAAGCTGACGTAACCTTTGTAGGTGTAGGGAATTTAGGCACTAATTCGCCACTACATTTAGATGGTTTCGTTACGCCTAAAGAGTTAGACGAGTTGCAAACTGGCGGCGCAGTCGGTGAAATTATCAGCTGGGTTTTTGACAAAAACGGTCAGTTGCTTGACTGTGGCATCAATCAACGGGTCGCTAGTACGCCCCTTATTGTTGCCTCCAGCAAACCTGTATTTGCCATAGCTGCCGGTGAAGATAAGGTTTTCGCAATTCTAGGCGCCCTGCGTTCAAAGTTAGTTAACTCATTGATAACCAATGAATATACCGCAGAGCGACTTTTAAGCATCGACTAA
- a CDS encoding carbohydrate ABC transporter permease has translation MAMNNSNKSKIIYTALAWGISGMIFFPILWTLLTSFKTEAEAISANPSLFMFDWTLENYSDVLARSPYFNHFWNSVVISIGSSLLGLIIAIPAAWSMAFVQTKRTKHLLMWMLSTKMLPPVGVLIPIYLMFRDFSLLDTKLGLVIVMTLVNLPIMVWMLYTYFREIPHEILEASRMDGCSIGEEIFHVLLPLALPGIASTLLLNVILAWNEAFWTLILTAANAAPLTAFIASYSSPEGLFYAKLSAASVMAIVPILILGWFSQKQLVRGLSFGAVK, from the coding sequence ATGGCTATGAATAACAGTAATAAATCTAAAATTATTTATACCGCTTTAGCCTGGGGCATAAGTGGAATGATCTTTTTCCCCATTTTATGGACCTTGCTAACCAGCTTTAAAACGGAAGCTGAGGCAATATCAGCCAACCCCAGTCTATTTATGTTTGATTGGACACTTGAAAACTATTCAGACGTACTGGCGCGTTCCCCCTACTTTAACCATTTTTGGAATTCTGTAGTGATTTCAATTGGTTCTAGTTTACTAGGTTTAATCATAGCCATACCCGCAGCTTGGTCCATGGCGTTTGTGCAAACTAAACGCACTAAACATTTATTAATGTGGATGCTGTCGACCAAAATGTTACCGCCGGTCGGTGTACTGATCCCTATTTATTTGATGTTTAGAGATTTCTCTTTGCTCGACACTAAATTGGGCTTGGTCATTGTTATGACACTGGTCAACTTACCGATAATGGTGTGGATGCTTTACACCTATTTTAGAGAGATCCCACATGAAATCCTTGAAGCATCACGTATGGACGGATGCAGTATTGGTGAAGAGATATTTCATGTGTTACTACCGCTTGCACTGCCAGGTATTGCTTCTACGCTACTGTTAAACGTTATTTTAGCGTGGAATGAGGCTTTTTGGACGCTTATATTGACCGCAGCAAATGCAGCGCCGCTAACGGCATTTATTGCCAGTTATTCAAGTCCAGAAGGATTATTTTACGCCAAGTTATCAGCAGCATCGGTGATGGCCATTGTGCCCATACTTATACTTGGTTGGTTTAGTCAGAAACAATTAGTGCGCGGATTAAGCTTCGGCGCAGTAAAATAG
- a CDS encoding carbohydrate ABC transporter permease, with protein sequence MATMQSRNLARMMLFPSVVLLLAWMIVPLCMTLYFSFLDYNLLTPGSEEFIGFLNYEFFLTDPAFFASFFNTLLLVGGVLLITICGGIGLAILLDQAIWGRNYVRIMVLAPFFVMPTVSALVWKNMLMNPVNGLFAHFAMWIGVEPVDFFAQIPLLSIIIIVSWQWLPFAALILLTSIQSLDREQLEAADLDGAGPFSKFIYIVMPHLSRAITAVILIETIFLLSIFAEILVTTSGGPGYASTNLTYLIYTQSLLQFDVGGGSAGGIVAVIIANIVAIFLMRLIGKNLED encoded by the coding sequence ATGGCGACGATGCAATCTCGTAACTTAGCTAGAATGATGTTATTTCCATCCGTCGTATTGTTGTTGGCATGGATGATAGTACCGCTGTGCATGACATTGTATTTCTCATTTTTAGATTACAATCTACTCACACCCGGAAGCGAAGAATTTATTGGTTTTCTAAACTATGAGTTCTTTCTCACAGATCCTGCTTTTTTTGCCTCTTTTTTCAATACACTGTTGCTCGTAGGCGGTGTACTGCTTATCACCATTTGTGGTGGTATTGGCCTGGCCATTTTGCTTGACCAAGCTATTTGGGGACGAAATTACGTTCGCATTATGGTGTTAGCGCCGTTCTTTGTTATGCCGACCGTTTCTGCTTTAGTGTGGAAAAATATGCTCATGAATCCGGTGAATGGGTTATTTGCACACTTTGCCATGTGGATTGGTGTCGAACCCGTCGACTTCTTTGCGCAGATACCGTTGTTGTCAATTATCATCATTGTGTCATGGCAGTGGCTACCGTTTGCAGCATTAATATTACTCACTTCTATTCAGTCCCTTGACCGTGAGCAATTGGAAGCCGCGGATTTGGATGGTGCCGGTCCGTTTAGTAAATTTATTTATATCGTTATGCCGCATTTATCTCGCGCTATAACAGCCGTAATTTTAATCGAAACCATATTTTTACTGTCGATATTCGCTGAAATATTGGTCACAACCAGTGGTGGGCCGGGCTATGCTTCGACCAATCTTACCTACTTGATTTACACGCAATCATTACTTCAATTTGATGTTGGCGGAGGCTCAGCGGGAGGTATTGTCGCAGTCATCATTGCAAATATTGTCGCTATTTTCCTTATGCGCCTAATTGGCAAAAACCTGGAGGACTAA